The DNA window TGGGAGATTCCCAGAACTTCTCATACTAGAGTTACCATGATAGTCAGCTTTGGGCGATGGGCTTGTTGGGACGAAGAACGCGACTTACTTCTTTTTGAAACTTTGCCGGATGCAAAATTCCTACCAAGTTGCACACGtgagtaaaaaaaagatgcagAGAGAGGTATTGAAGGCTCAGCCACCTACCTGAAGCCATAAACTGTGAATTGAAATACTGAGAAATGAGAGAGTCGCATGTTTGCCTTGGCGGCAGATCGGTCAAGATGTCTTCCATATTAGTAGCCGGTGATGCGCCATACAAAAAGctgacttcttcttccggtGGGTGGCTCTTGTGCTGTGATTGTTCCTGCAGCAAGGGGTGATCAGACGCCGACAGATGCTCTCGAACCTCTTTGATCTCGTCCAGAATGGCCATCCAGTGGCTGGGATCTACGTAGACGACTTGGCCGTCGCCAGATTCGTGGCGATGAGGTAGCTCAGGGGGCAGGATGGGATCTTCTTGACTGTTTTGTGCTGACATTGACATTGAAGTTGACATGACGGACAACTCATACTTTTCGTATGAGGTCGACACTTTGCTCGTACTggagccggagccggagccggCGGCAGATTTTCCGTGATGCCCAGCTCCAAGGGCAGCTCCAAAGTCAACAGGCGCAGGAGGAGATGCTGTCGACACCATCGAAGATAGCAGGCTTTCCAGCTTATCCAACCGCTCCTGTATATTCACCTTTTGCGCGCGAGGCTTGTTCCGAATGGCGTTGGGAGCATAGCGACATGAGGCTGCCTGGCCTCGCTTGACGCATCCTTCGCAGGGCTGGCCGCGGCTGCACATTTGCCTGGTGATGGGTAACATGGGTAAGCACAGTTGGGCATTTATACTCCTGTTTAGCACGTGCACTTACTTTCGGAGCCGACATGGCTCGCAAGAGACCGGGGCCCGATTGCGCTTCTCGACTTTTCTAGAGCTAGAATCCATCGAGACTGATGGATATTTGGACTGACGAAGACAGATAGATGGGCCAACAGAAGCAggcagacagacagacaaacAAGGCTTGGAATTGCAGGTCGACAACCTACCGAtacaagaaacaagaaactTGAGCGGTAGAGGTGTGTAACTGCAGAGTAGCCGTGCCGTCCATGGTTAgcagttgaagatgacgatggtgggACTGGCGGAGTTATCATTGCCGCTTGGATCCGACGCCAGATCCACCGGCCAAAGACTCCGAGGCCAATCATTCCATCATCTGTTTACCGTGAATGGACTAGGCTCTCCAGCTAGAGAGATTGGCGGCGGAGATATTATCCCCGCGTTCCATAATATGTACATGATAGCCGCTTCCGCTAGCTGCTGCCTTTGAGGCTTCGGTCATGGTAAAAGCGAAGTCTGTAAAAGCGAAGGGATTTGCCAAGTCAGGAGGCGTGCGACATGAAGTCGAAACGCGTAATCACATCGACTGACAGCAGGCAATTTTCAAATAAAAAGACAGCCAGGACCGTCAAAATGCCGAAAACAAAAGCCCAAACTCGCGTCTCTGGCTTCTTTCAAGCAACCATCTGCCACCCGTCACGATACCACTAAGCAATTTGTTAACCTGCAAATAATCAACCATGTCTGGTCACGCCTTTGCATCCGTCATCTACGGTCGACTGTTCGTCACGCTCCCCGTTCCCAGCACGACAACCGACCTTTCGAACCAaaccatcatcgtcaccgGCTCAAACAcgggcctcggcctcgagtCTACTCGCCATCTGTCCCGTCTTGGCGTCGGCAAAATCATCATGGCCGTCAGAACCGTTTCGAAAGGCGAAGCAGCCAAGAAGGAGATTCTCAAATCCACAGGCAAGCCAGATTCTACCATTGAAATCTGGCCAATCGACATGGACAGCCAGGACTCGGTCAAAGCATTCGCCGAGCGGGCTTCTCAGCTGCCTCGATTAGATGGTGTGTTGGCCAACGCAGGCCTCATGACTACGCAATTCACCCTCAGCGAAGGCAATGAAAAGACTCTCAATGTCAACGTCGTCAACAcgtttctcctcttcttcctcctcctcccggCAATGCGCAGATCCGAGCAGCAGACTGGTTTTGCATGCCGGTTTGTGATTGTCAACAGCGCGCTGCACATGGCCGCTCCTCTGGCCGAGCTCGATGCGCCGGTAATCTTTGATCGACTCAATGACTCAAAGCAAGCGCTCATGAGCGGGAGATATCCTCTGTCGAAGCTTCTTGTGCTCTATGCGACCCGCGAGATCGCCGAGAGAGCCAAGTCGTCCAACAAGGGCAAATTCATCATCAACTCGCCGAATCCAAGCTGGTGCAAGTCCGATCTGGGCAAGGAGATGGAGTCATTTGGCTACAACGTGGCTGAAAAGATTATGGCTCGGTCTACAGAAGAGGGAAGCCGCGCTTTGGTGCATGGCCTGCTCTCTGATGAAACGAGCAACGGCCAATACCTGTCAAACTGTCATGTACAAGTGTAAGCTCTGATCTTCATTATATGCATTTTCTACGGTGTTCTCGTATTAACCAGTCGTGTGTCTATTTAGCCCGGCAAAGCATGTTACCAACCAGTGGGGCCAGAAAGTACAGAGGAAATTCTTTGAAGAGCTTGTGGGCAAGCTCGAGGCCATTGCTCCAGGAGTGACGTCTAGTCTTTGAACGTGTGTCGTGATCGAATCGACATTTTTCTCGCCAGTTCTACGAATATTACAGTTCAGGAAGGATTATGGTTGAAATCCACATATTTTCACGCTTTACAATGGTGAagctggatggatggatgccTGTCGCTACTTATCATTGATTAATTTAGATATATTCTACGGTATCTCAGTTGTCTTTCTGAATTTGATTTTTGTAACCATACATTTGAAGTTGGAACAATTTTAAACAATCCATTTATATGACTAAATACCTACCTATCGATGAGGTGCACGCATTTTATCTGATGAAAGCAAGTGCCATGCATGGTGTTGCGCTATAATCGCCAGCGCATTAGCACCCGCAACCACTATAACTATAGCGAGTAATAGTGCGCTCTGCCACTAGAAATGGTGAAAACCCATCGTATGCGGGTAGTAATAGGCTCATGCTCATCTTGAATAaaaggccatgatggcgttgcGGCTGAAGTTTGCAATGGCAGCGCAGTGAAGGAAGTTTGCCCTGCAAGAAATAATACCACAAGTAGTATATCATTGTAGTAAATACAACATAGCTGAAGACAGCGTCATGAGCTTGTTAAATTATTGCGGTCGTGGTGTTCCGCTAATTATAGGCTTGGCCGGCCTCCAAAGTTCAACGTCTTCATGGTTGACGTTGTACGCCATACTTGGGAGGAAAGATGACGTAAGGCTGCAGCTACTAATAAGATATATGACCCAGACTAGACGATGCAGATTGAAAGTGTAAATATCAAAACTTGATAGATAACCTAGATTGCATGGACAAAGTAGGTGAAATTGTAAACCCAAATAGCAGATtagatacctacctacagTGGGAGGCAGAAAGTGTTAACACCCTGCCAGGTCGTGACTATTGGCCCTAGCTAAATTAGGTATAACCTTTTTATGCCGctttaaaagaaataatttAGTAACTATATTATAGCGCATAGGCCGCTAAGCTACAGCGCTTGCTTCACTGTAATATAGCAGTCCTAGTGCTATAAATATAGTGAGCAAATGCGGAAATAAAGCGGCGTTAATACTTTTACCTAATTAAGCTAGcgcaaaaaacaaaagcaacCTGACAGGGTGTTAACACTTTCTGCCACGGACTGTATCTTGGATGGGAGCTTATCGATTGGCTCAAAGCAACGCGGGTGGGTCTTGTGACATGCCGTTTCATTCCATCCCACTGTTTCCAGTCTACAGTCAACACCGAGAGCCAACATCATCACATCATGTAGCAGCATGGCCCAATCATCACCCGCCGCAGGATTCCGGTTTCCCTCGCAATAAATGGCGCGCACTCGGGCGCAGTTGGCCAGCATGGAGCGCGCTTCCACAGGAGGTAGCTTTGGTTCAGTAGGCGCCCGGTGATGCCTTCGCTGACGATAAATAGACCCGCGGCCTCAGGGCTCGCAGACGCCTAACGATGATGAGCCTAAAACTCGTGGGACAAAACGGTCCATCAATCTGGCGGCCTATGAAGAATTAAGGGCCCGTAAGCGACAACGACTCGAAGACATCCTTGGTCGCCACGAGCCTCGTGATAATCCCGATACAGCAATTAACCCCATCGCTTTTTGGATAAACGAAGGGACGTGGCCATTCGCATACATCCCGCCGCAAATGGAAGAAATACTTACTTAACAAAGGCCGCCTACCCTTAAGCGATCAAATTCCAGCACATCCATCTCATTAAGCAGCTATGGCCAGATAGAAGGCAGAAGCTATCCCTACTGAGATGCGCGATATAATACATGAGAAGTAGGCTTTCCAAGTTACCTATCTATTGAGAAAGTAAACGACCTGCGTTCTCAGTTAGAACTCCCCGATTATCTCAAATGGAAACCCGTGTTCAGGTTTCTTCGATCCACACTGGTGTATCCCTGGGGATATGTTTAGTTCTCATCGAGGTCTTTCCTCCCGGTGTCGTCCTTTAGAGCTGGTTTTATTCGCTCTCTCCAACAGCGTGGGGTCAGTGGTCGACATTGCGGATAGTTTAGCTATTTCGAGGGATGAGTGGCAAGTTGGAGTGTCACTGGCTTGCGAGGCGTTGAGGCGTAGTCAAAATTATTTGGAATTGCTACTTTGgtcttttatttttggtGTACATCCGTATTTTTGGAGATTATCTAGAACTTgtaatgagaagaagaatcgaCGGATTGCTTGCAGCCAGCATACCAAGCGCAACAATTCCCTGTCTATTtcccttctttgctttctcaGATATTGTTAGACCTCTCGCAACCTCAAAGTTGCGTCAATTTCTTTGGCCAGAacctttgctttgctgtcGTGTCGATTAGTCCTGGTGGGGACATCTGCTCAGCGTCTccaggaagaaggagatccTTTGACTTGTATGGAGAGTATATAGCGTTGAGGTTAGGTGACCTTGGTTGGCAAACTATCCCCATAGCCAACGCAGTGTCGTTCCGTTTGTTATGCCCCAAGGGCTTGGAGGAGATATCACGAAGTCTGCGATAGTTCAGATATAAACCGGTGGCTGGGTAAAAATGGTATATCCGCATGGTCGGTGAAGAAAGTTGGCTGGATGTTAAGCATTGCTAAACTGGGAGCTTTAGTACATCCAACAACCAAGTTAAGATGAAACAGCAGCGTTCACTGACgagcaacaacaaaaacaCCCTCACTAACCGTGCTTCGACCGCAAGGCCACTTGTGGAACCGGCTAATTCGGAATCCCGATTGAGAGAGTGGCCTCCCTCTGTTTCCCAGGGAGTTCAACCAACTTGAGCGAGGTATGAGCCCCGCGTTACCTGCGTTGTTGTTCTGTTTTGATCTGAT is part of the Trichoderma atroviride chromosome 1, complete sequence genome and encodes:
- a CDS encoding uncharacterized protein (EggNog:ENOG41); this translates as MSGHAFASVIYGRLFVTLPVPSTTTDLSNQTIIVTGSNTGLGLESTRHLSRLGVGKIIMAVRTVSKGEAAKKEILKSTGKPDSTIEIWPIDMDSQDSVKAFAERASQLPRLDGVLANAGLMTTQFTLSEGNEKTLNVNVVNTFLLFFLLLPAMRRSEQQTGFACRFVIVNSALHMAAPLAELDAPVIFDRLNDSKQALMSGRYPLSKLLVLYATREIAERAKSSNKGKFIINSPNPSWCKSDLGKEMESFGYNVAEKIMARSTEEGSRALVHGLLSDETSNGQYLSNCHVQVPAKHVTNQWGQKVQRKFFEELVGKLEAIAPGVTSSL